In Oncorhynchus masou masou isolate Uvic2021 unplaced genomic scaffold, UVic_Omas_1.1 unplaced_scaffold_2189, whole genome shotgun sequence, the genomic window TGGGGACACTCTGCACTCTCTTCACTGCTCTAACATGTAAGGGATTTACTATATGTTCAACATGAATCAAAGAAAGCCATTAGAAGTTGTTAATTCATGTTTGATTTAATGTCTTAAATTGTATTTCATTCCCACAGATGTCAGTTGCCAGAAAGCAGTGACACAGACACCTTCAGTACTGACTGTCAGTACAAAGGGGACTGCCACTTTTCACTGTGACATCAGCAAAGATGAAGGCTATTATGTAATCTGGTATAAACAGGTTCCAGGAGGAGCTCCTCAGTATGTGTTAAGGTTTTACCGTACTCACTCCTCTCCTAATGAATATGGATCTGGTTTCTCCTCTGATCGTTTCACATCTAAAGCCACGTCTGATAAGGATTATCAGTTTATAATCAGTAATGTGGAGGAGACAGACTCAGCAGTGTATTACTGTCATACATGGGACAACTCTGTTAATGTGCACGTATCACAGTGATATACACCATGACAAAAACCTCCCCACCAAATACACTCACTTCTGCTTTCAGATG contains:
- the LOC135533065 gene encoding immunoglobulin lambda-1 light chain-like, whose translation is MLGTLCTLFTALTYVSCQKAVTQTPSVLTVSTKGTATFHCDISKDEGYYVIWYKQVPGGAPQYVLRFYRTHSSPNEYGSGFSSDRFTSKATSDKDYQFIISNVEETDSAVYYCHTWDNSVNVHVFGQGTKLIVTDFTLPPPVLTIFPPSSDELKSSKVTLVCLASQMAMAFADVSWTAGGNPVTGGIATSGPVPQADKTFQLSSCLTVDTSEWNQDKVFSCKVTAGSKFAEKGIKKSECSTE